The following proteins come from a genomic window of Syntrophales bacterium:
- a CDS encoding inositol monophosphatase: MLNDGGLREFIEKTAREAGALLRGRLYDRHDVQYKGEINIVTEADRLSEELIVERISRRFPQHGIMTEESPEKINISESRWIIDPLDGTTNYAHGYPVFAVSIALEVEGTIILGAVYNPMSDEFFVAEQGAGSYLNGRRLKVSSTAALSRSLLATGFPYDIRTDRNNNINYFKAMALHAQAIRRAGSAALDLAFIAAGRFDGFWELKLAPWDTAAGWLIVEEAGGVVTDLAGGAYNVHSPHILATNGLIHADMARIFAATNPLAEP; this comes from the coding sequence ATGCTGAATGACGGCGGTTTGAGGGAATTTATCGAAAAAACGGCGCGCGAGGCAGGGGCGCTTCTGCGCGGCAGGCTTTATGACCGGCATGATGTTCAGTACAAAGGGGAGATAAATATCGTAACCGAGGCGGATCGCCTTTCTGAGGAACTGATAGTCGAGAGGATCAGTCGCCGGTTCCCTCAGCATGGCATAATGACCGAAGAATCGCCGGAAAAAATAAATATTTCAGAATCCCGCTGGATCATCGATCCCTTGGATGGAACCACCAATTATGCCCATGGCTATCCGGTCTTTGCGGTTTCCATCGCCCTGGAGGTTGAGGGGACGATCATCCTGGGCGCCGTTTATAACCCCATGTCTGACGAATTTTTTGTGGCGGAGCAGGGGGCCGGTTCATATCTGAACGGCCGGCGACTGAAGGTATCATCTACCGCAGCACTTTCCCGATCTCTTTTGGCAACCGGTTTTCCCTACGACATACGAACCGACAGAAACAATAATATCAATTACTTCAAGGCGATGGCGCTTCATGCCCAGGCAATTCGGCGGGCGGGTTCGGCGGCGCTTGATCTGGCCTTTATCGCGGCGGGCCGGTTCGACGGCTTCTGGGAGCTGAAACTTGCCCCGTGGGACACAGCCGCCGGCTGGCTGATCGTGGAAGAGGCCGGAGGCGTTGTCACCGATCTTGCCGGCGGCGCATACAATGTCCATTCTCCGCATATCCTCGCCACTAACGGCCTGATTCACGCCGATATGGCCCGTATCTTCGCCGCGACCAATCCCCTGGCCGAGCCCTGA
- a CDS encoding twin-arginine translocase TatA/TatE family subunit, with translation MFGIGMPELLIILVIILIIFGAGKLPEIGSALGKTIRNFKKSSNEPNEIDVTPKKEDNKSDDKKSS, from the coding sequence ATGTTTGGAATAGGCATGCCTGAATTGCTAATCATCCTGGTTATCATTTTAATTATTTTCGGAGCCGGCAAACTCCCCGAAATCGGCAGCGCTCTGGGCAAGACCATCAGAAACTTCAAGAAATCCAGCAATGAGCCGAATGAGATAGACGTCACTCCCAAAAAAGAGGATAATAAATCCGACGACAAGAAATCATCCTGA
- a CDS encoding DUF4115 domain-containing protein — protein sequence MNENDNIPQNNSGSTPGETVENLKALREARGLSLKDIFAATRISIVNLAALENGDFKSLPSPIYTKSFIKKYAKKIAIDEKPLLDRYEVYLATTSKPAEAEEVRKPWPENSRRYLFLYGSLAIVIIAGLIVLAVFLYHGDKPATPAAPVAKPASAPAVPPAVNNAAPTAALPQTTAAVSPAPEKTVSPSPDQSLTGKYHLVIEARELTWMRIVADKKNRSEILLKPGEKIERRAEEGFQLYIGNAGGVDLFFQGKPLGAPGKRGAVVTVNLPAEEPKKENN from the coding sequence ATGAATGAAAACGATAACATTCCCCAAAATAATTCAGGCTCGACGCCGGGAGAAACGGTAGAAAATCTGAAGGCGCTGCGGGAAGCCCGCGGACTATCCCTGAAAGATATTTTTGCCGCGACACGGATCAGCATCGTTAACCTCGCGGCGCTGGAAAATGGCGACTTTAAAAGCCTCCCCTCCCCGATCTACACGAAAAGCTTTATCAAAAAATACGCCAAGAAGATTGCAATCGACGAAAAACCGCTTCTCGACAGGTATGAAGTTTACCTTGCCACCACAAGCAAACCGGCCGAAGCCGAAGAGGTCAGGAAACCCTGGCCGGAAAACAGCCGACGGTACCTGTTCCTTTATGGAAGTCTTGCCATTGTGATCATCGCCGGCCTTATCGTCCTGGCGGTCTTTCTCTACCATGGGGATAAGCCAGCGACTCCCGCCGCACCCGTTGCCAAGCCGGCATCGGCGCCCGCAGTTCCGCCTGCCGTAAATAATGCGGCGCCAACGGCAGCCCTCCCGCAAACGACGGCGGCAGTCAGCCCTGCCCCGGAAAAAACTGTTTCACCCTCCCCAGACCAGTCTCTAACAGGCAAGTACCATCTGGTTATTGAGGCACGTGAGCTGACATGGATGAGAATAGTTGCAGACAAAAAAAACCGCAGTGAGATTCTGTTGAAGCCGGGGGAGAAAATCGAGCGGCGGGCGGAGGAAGGCTTCCAACTGTATATAGGCAACGCCGGGGGAGTAGATCTTTTTTTCCAGGGAAAGCCCCTGGGAGCGCCGGGGAAACGGGGCGCGGTTGTTACTGTAAATCTTCCGGCGGAAGAACCGAAAAAAGAGAATAATTGA